One stretch of Roseimicrobium sp. ORNL1 DNA includes these proteins:
- a CDS encoding PQQ-binding-like beta-propeller repeat protein, protein MARTFRRHLARPLGGVLLSSLLAAAPLARAADWPQFLGPSREGRASSLELFPSGEGTAINPKVLWTHPLGSGFAGPVVAGGKAIVFHRVEDKTLVEAIHARDGTEVWRYSYENTYKDNFGMDDGPRGCPTVAQGKVIVHGAEGMVHALSLADGSLLWKYDTVKETNSPQGFFGRACSPLVIDDRVILTPGGRNEKGPAGLIALNLADGKLLWQAVEDEAGYASPALHGGVVFCWMRNNFVAVSALDGQVLLQKALRSQMDASVNAAQPVWLADERVFTSAGYGVGADLWKWTRTGSKFTRVWHKDDALECHYSTPVFHQGYLYGFHGRQEFGQHLRCIRAEDGKVMWESGRVPGGTLLLVQDTLLVLTEAGELWVVDASPEKFNRRAQEQILRGGHRSYAAFSNGVLYARDDRQLVAVELKPE, encoded by the coding sequence CTGGCCGCAATTTCTCGGTCCCTCGCGAGAAGGCAGGGCTTCGTCTCTGGAGCTCTTCCCTTCCGGCGAGGGTACGGCTATCAACCCCAAGGTGCTCTGGACACATCCGCTCGGCAGCGGGTTTGCGGGGCCGGTGGTGGCGGGTGGCAAGGCCATTGTCTTCCATCGTGTGGAAGACAAGACACTCGTTGAGGCTATTCACGCGCGCGATGGCACGGAGGTCTGGCGCTACAGCTATGAGAACACGTACAAGGACAACTTTGGCATGGATGACGGCCCGCGTGGATGTCCCACCGTGGCCCAGGGAAAGGTGATAGTGCACGGCGCGGAAGGTATGGTGCACGCCCTCAGCCTCGCGGATGGCTCGCTGCTCTGGAAATATGACACGGTCAAGGAGACCAATTCGCCTCAGGGGTTCTTTGGTCGTGCCTGCTCGCCTCTGGTGATAGACGACCGCGTGATCCTCACGCCCGGTGGTCGAAATGAAAAGGGGCCCGCAGGTCTCATCGCGCTGAACCTCGCGGATGGAAAACTCCTCTGGCAGGCCGTGGAGGACGAGGCTGGTTACGCCTCTCCCGCGCTGCACGGTGGCGTGGTCTTCTGCTGGATGCGCAACAACTTCGTGGCTGTCTCGGCCCTGGATGGCCAGGTCCTCCTGCAGAAGGCACTGCGGTCGCAGATGGATGCCTCGGTGAATGCCGCCCAGCCGGTGTGGCTGGCGGATGAGCGCGTCTTCACCAGCGCCGGCTACGGCGTGGGCGCTGACTTGTGGAAATGGACCCGCACCGGCTCGAAATTCACCCGGGTCTGGCACAAGGATGATGCTCTGGAGTGCCACTACAGCACGCCGGTGTTTCACCAGGGCTATCTCTACGGCTTCCACGGTCGGCAGGAGTTCGGCCAGCATCTGCGCTGCATCCGTGCGGAAGATGGAAAAGTGATGTGGGAATCCGGCCGCGTGCCCGGCGGCACCTTGTTGCTGGTGCAGGATACCCTGCTCGTCCTCACGGAAGCCGGCGAGCTGTGGGTGGTGGACGCAAGTCCAGAGAAGTTCAACCGACGTGCCCAGGAGCAAATCCTGCGCGGCGGCCATCGTTCCTATGCCGCGTTTTCCAATGGCGTGCTCTATGCCCGCGATGACCGGCAACTCGTGGCCGTGGAACTGAAGCCTGAGTGA
- a CDS encoding peptidoglycan endopeptidase yields MFCRRLLHLLLACIPALLLANCSSAPKDYAYRFVPGKTAVLEGRYARAPKDAPEAVKRAIAAGNRLVGKPYIYGGGHRRVEDVGYDCSGTASYVLYHAGLLRSPISSTEFRDYGSAGAGKWITLYPRRGHVFTVIAGLRLDTGYNGQGEGPQWSTRGRPAKGAVLRHPPGL; encoded by the coding sequence GTGTTCTGTCGCCGCCTCCTTCACCTTCTCCTCGCCTGCATCCCTGCCCTCCTGCTGGCGAACTGCTCCTCCGCGCCCAAGGACTACGCTTACCGGTTCGTACCGGGCAAGACCGCCGTGCTGGAAGGCCGCTACGCGCGCGCTCCCAAGGACGCTCCTGAGGCGGTGAAACGCGCCATTGCGGCCGGCAACCGGCTGGTTGGCAAGCCCTACATCTATGGCGGCGGGCACCGCCGCGTGGAGGATGTGGGCTACGACTGCTCCGGCACCGCCTCCTATGTGCTGTACCACGCCGGCCTGCTGAGGAGCCCCATTTCCAGCACGGAGTTCCGCGACTACGGCAGTGCCGGCGCAGGCAAGTGGATCACCCTGTATCCCCGTCGTGGCCACGTCTTCACCGTCATCGCCGGCCTGCGCCTGGACACCGGCTACAACGGCCAGGGCGAAGGCCCCCAATGGAGCACCCGCGGCCGCCCCGCCAAAGGCGCCGTGCTGAGGCATCCGCCGGGACTCTAG
- a CDS encoding GxxExxY protein, protein MTYHRSSLNHLSGQVIGAAIEVHKELGPGLLESVYEVCLVEELRSRRLNVQSRLPLPVSYKGRPLEKELIVDIMVEDTVILELKAVEGILPVHQAQLLSYLRLTNRALGLLLNFHVSVMTAGITRIVNSRADVIEDVPDTHLRRRQPRG, encoded by the coding sequence ATGACGTACCATCGTTCGAGCCTCAACCACCTCTCCGGGCAAGTCATCGGTGCAGCCATTGAAGTGCATAAGGAACTAGGACCGGGACTCCTTGAGTCAGTCTACGAAGTCTGTTTGGTAGAAGAGCTTCGAAGCCGAAGGCTCAATGTTCAAAGTCGACTCCCCCTGCCTGTTTCGTACAAGGGACGTCCACTGGAGAAGGAACTTATTGTCGACATCATGGTCGAAGATACCGTGATTCTGGAATTGAAAGCGGTGGAGGGAATACTTCCCGTCCACCAAGCTCAGCTGCTTTCCTATCTGAGACTCACCAATCGAGCATTGGGCCTGCTCCTAAATTTCCATGTCAGTGTTATGACAGCGGGCATCACCAGAATCGTGAACAGCCGGGCAGACGTGATTGAGGATGTTCCCGACACTCATTTGCGCCGCAGGCAGCCACGAGGCTGA
- a CDS encoding carboxy terminal-processing peptidase has protein sequence MRKASSLFSTVALLTVWATAPSPARAETNFGQVAMHVAYMLQNHHLSHQEFDETVSKKLLEAYLNFLDYSHIYFTQDDVDKFRSDYSGTLDKHIHTRNISPALDIYYRYEERVKERVAFAKKTLETKKFTFDSSRVIDVKREKAPWPKDVAAADALWTDLIEGDLLAERLTDRAREEAKKRKAEEKEKSAKADPKSADGNKTAATPTKAEDASAPSKAQKVEDKAAVTDAKSGKKPGAPVVAKAKAKDEPEESPEQRVLKRYERLLEQLAENEQEDIVNYFLSCLAGSYDPHTEYMSQQETDNFKITMQHSLVGIGALLSSKDNVAEIQGIVVGGPADKQGELKIGDRILAVGQGDTSGGTGDWVDIKYMKLQKIVEMIRGKDGSVVRLRVNPAGSEDPSETHIISIVRGEVELKEKLANAELIQTPAVDGKSSKLGWINLSAFYADMEEGTVSCTADVQRLLKRLMAEKIEGLVVDLRGNGGGSLEEAIKLTGLFVPKGPVVQAKDWRDAITWRDCENERAVYEGPLVVLTDKASASASEIFAAALQDYRRAVIIGEKSTFGKGTVQTILPVERYMPFFSDKSRAGALKVTIQKFYRIAGGSTQLKGVIPDVQLPSLRDVMEIGEDSLPNALPYDTIPPRTFTYATKTPLPLNEIRSRVETRIAANPEFQYTLEDTTRLKERIDRNTISLNEKDRQKEIDENRARGETRKAERKTRVEELAKTEKAGFDQFRLTLDNVDKPDLLKESAFTKEQATGMRVAEAEDDEDGTADLKLFPYGMEPAKLETLHVLRDLIQLSSRPAQTANTSDARKANGS, from the coding sequence ATGAGACGGTGTCCAAGAAGCTGCTGGAAGCCTACCTGAACTTCCTGGACTACAGCCACATCTACTTCACTCAGGACGATGTGGACAAGTTCCGCAGTGACTACTCCGGTACCCTGGACAAACACATCCACACCCGGAACATCAGCCCCGCGCTGGACATCTACTACCGCTACGAGGAGCGCGTGAAGGAACGCGTGGCCTTCGCCAAGAAGACACTGGAAACCAAGAAGTTCACTTTCGATTCCAGCCGTGTCATCGACGTGAAGCGCGAGAAGGCCCCCTGGCCCAAGGATGTGGCCGCCGCAGACGCCCTGTGGACGGACCTCATCGAAGGTGACCTGCTGGCCGAGCGCCTCACCGACCGTGCCCGTGAAGAAGCCAAGAAGCGCAAGGCCGAGGAAAAGGAAAAGTCCGCCAAAGCTGACCCCAAGTCCGCAGATGGCAACAAAACAGCCGCCACCCCCACGAAGGCTGAAGACGCGAGCGCCCCGTCCAAGGCCCAGAAGGTAGAAGACAAGGCCGCCGTCACGGATGCCAAGTCGGGCAAGAAGCCCGGCGCCCCGGTGGTTGCCAAGGCCAAGGCCAAGGATGAGCCCGAAGAATCCCCCGAACAGCGCGTGCTGAAGCGCTACGAGCGCCTGCTGGAGCAGCTCGCTGAGAACGAGCAGGAAGACATCGTGAACTACTTCCTCTCCTGCCTCGCCGGCAGCTATGACCCGCACACGGAGTACATGAGCCAGCAGGAGACGGACAACTTCAAGATCACCATGCAGCACTCGCTGGTGGGCATCGGCGCCCTCCTGAGCAGCAAGGACAACGTGGCCGAAATCCAGGGCATCGTGGTCGGCGGCCCCGCAGACAAGCAGGGCGAGCTGAAAATCGGCGACCGCATCCTGGCCGTGGGTCAGGGCGACACCTCCGGCGGTACCGGCGACTGGGTGGACATCAAGTACATGAAGCTGCAGAAGATCGTGGAAATGATCCGCGGCAAGGACGGCTCCGTGGTACGCCTGCGCGTGAACCCCGCTGGTTCCGAAGACCCCTCCGAGACCCACATCATCTCCATCGTGCGTGGTGAGGTGGAACTGAAGGAAAAGCTGGCCAACGCCGAGCTCATCCAGACCCCGGCTGTCGACGGCAAGTCCTCCAAGCTGGGCTGGATCAACCTCTCCGCCTTCTACGCGGACATGGAAGAAGGCACCGTGAGCTGCACGGCGGACGTCCAGCGCCTGCTGAAGCGCCTCATGGCCGAGAAGATTGAAGGCCTCGTGGTGGATCTGCGCGGCAACGGTGGCGGTTCCCTTGAGGAAGCCATCAAGCTCACCGGCCTCTTCGTTCCCAAGGGCCCCGTGGTCCAGGCCAAGGACTGGAGAGACGCCATCACCTGGCGCGATTGCGAGAACGAGCGCGCCGTGTATGAAGGCCCCCTCGTGGTGCTCACGGACAAGGCCAGTGCCAGCGCCAGCGAGATCTTCGCCGCCGCCCTGCAGGACTACCGTCGCGCGGTGATCATCGGTGAGAAATCCACCTTCGGCAAAGGCACAGTGCAGACCATCCTGCCGGTGGAGCGCTACATGCCCTTCTTCAGCGACAAGAGCCGCGCCGGCGCCTTGAAGGTGACCATCCAGAAGTTCTACCGCATCGCCGGTGGTTCCACCCAGCTCAAGGGTGTGATCCCCGACGTGCAGCTCCCTTCGCTCCGCGACGTGATGGAAATCGGCGAAGACTCGCTGCCGAATGCGCTGCCGTACGACACCATCCCGCCCCGTACCTTCACCTACGCCACGAAGACTCCGTTGCCGCTCAACGAGATCCGCAGCCGTGTGGAAACCCGCATCGCGGCCAATCCTGAGTTCCAGTACACCTTGGAAGACACCACCCGTCTGAAGGAGCGCATCGACCGCAATACCATCAGTCTCAACGAGAAGGACCGCCAGAAGGAAATCGATGAGAACCGGGCCCGTGGCGAAACCCGCAAGGCTGAGCGCAAGACCCGCGTCGAGGAGCTGGCCAAGACGGAGAAGGCTGGTTTCGACCAGTTCCGCCTGACGCTGGACAATGTGGACAAGCCCGACCTGCTGAAGGAATCTGCCTTCACCAAGGAGCAGGCCACTGGCATGCGTGTTGCCGAAGCTGAAGATGACGAAGACGGCACCGCCGACCTGAAGCTCTTCCCCTACGGCATGGAACCCGCCAAGCTGGAAACGCTGCACGTGCTGCGCGACCTCATCCAGCTCTCCAGCCGCCCAGCGCAAACCGCGAATACGAGCGACGCGCGGAAGGCAAATGGGTCGTAG
- a CDS encoding 7-carboxy-7-deazaguanine synthase QueE, with protein sequence MRISEMFFSVQGEGRLAGVPSVFIRTSGCNLRCHWCDTPYASWNPEGREMSVEEILAEVEKHPTRFVVVTGGEPMIAKGMPDLLQALRDAGKHITIETAGTVAPEGVPCDLASLSPKLHHSTPSVEQAGKAWHERHEETRWQPEVVRAWCEGYEHQLKFVVSSEADCAEVEGMIAEAQVKTPPENVLLMPEGKTVEGLHESALKVVEWCKERGWRYCPRIHVDLYGNTRGT encoded by the coding sequence ATGCGCATTTCCGAGATGTTCTTTTCCGTGCAGGGGGAGGGGAGGCTGGCCGGGGTACCGTCCGTCTTCATCCGCACCTCGGGTTGCAATCTGCGCTGCCATTGGTGTGATACACCTTATGCTTCCTGGAATCCGGAGGGACGGGAGATGAGCGTCGAGGAAATCCTGGCGGAGGTGGAGAAGCATCCTACGCGGTTTGTGGTGGTGACGGGTGGGGAGCCGATGATTGCCAAGGGCATGCCGGACCTGTTGCAGGCGCTGCGGGACGCGGGAAAGCACATCACGATTGAGACGGCAGGTACGGTTGCGCCGGAGGGGGTGCCGTGTGACCTGGCTTCCCTGAGCCCGAAGCTGCACCACTCAACCCCCAGTGTGGAGCAGGCGGGAAAGGCTTGGCATGAGCGCCATGAAGAGACACGCTGGCAGCCGGAGGTGGTGCGCGCGTGGTGCGAGGGCTATGAGCACCAGTTGAAATTCGTGGTCAGCAGCGAGGCGGATTGTGCCGAAGTGGAGGGGATGATTGCGGAGGCCCAGGTGAAGACGCCGCCAGAAAATGTGCTGCTGATGCCCGAGGGAAAGACGGTGGAAGGCCTGCACGAATCCGCGCTGAAGGTCGTGGAGTGGTGCAAGGAGCGCGGGTGGCGGTACTGCCCGAGGATCCATGTGGATCTGTATGGGAATACGCGCGGGACGTAG